The Paenibacillus sp. FSL W8-0426 region ACATTCCTGATCGGAGGGGACATCGGAATGTCCTCCGCAGCCGGATTGTATCAGGCGATCGTCGGTTTCGTGCTGGTGCTTATATCGAATTCCATCGTCCGAAAAATCGATAAAGATAACGCACTATTTTGAGAGGAGGCACATCAGCCTGTGAAAACACGTGATCCGCTAGCCATATCGCGGCGTTCGGCCGCGGTCATTCACGCCATGTTCCTTTTTTACGCCATCGCCTGCATCGTGCCGATCCTGCTTGTCTTTGCGATCTCCTTTTCGGACGAAACGACGATTGTGGCGAACGGCTACAAGCTCATTCCCGAGAAGTTCAGCCTGCAGGCTTATGAATATTTGTTCAAGGATATGGATCAGATTATCCACTCTTATGGAATTTCCATTATCGTCACGGTCATAGGCACCGTCACCAGCGTGGCATTGACAGCACTGTATGCCTATCCGCTATCCCGGAGGGATTTGCCGTACCGCGGCTGGTTCGCGTTCTTCATTTTCTTCACCATGCTGTTCAACGGCGGTCTCGTTCCCTGGTATCTCGTCTATGTGAACGTGCTGGACCTGAAAAATTCGATTCTCGCACTCATTTTGCCGCTGCTGATGTCACCGTTCTTCGTGCTTGTCATGCGCACTTTTTTCGCGAATTCCATTCCGACGTCCATCCTGGAATCGGCACGGATCGACGGCGCTGGAGAGATCCGGACGTTCGCGAAAATCGTGCTTCCGCTCTCGCTGCCCGTTCTGGCAACGGTCGCCCTGTTCAGCACATTGAACTACTGGAACGACTGGTACCTCAGCATGATTTTCATTTCCGATAACCGGACGATCAGCCTTCAGTACCTCATGTACCGGACGCTGCTCGATATTCAATATTTGACGTCCAATTCCAACGTGTCTTCACAGATCTCTTCGCAAGGCGGATTGCTGAATCTGCCGAACAAAACGCTGCAGATGGCGATGGCGGTCGTCGGGATCGGCCCGATCGTGCTCGCGTATCCGTTCTTTCAGCGCTATTTCATCAAAGGACTTACCGTAGGAGCTGTGAAAGGCTAACTCCGCCCGGTTAACGGAGGGGAAAATGGACTCAGGCCTGGATGGACAATGAAAGGGCATATACAAACCGACTGTGCATACAGTCCTGCCGACTTAACGGCTATGCTTGGCGAATGAACCCTGTGCGCATCAAGCGGAATTGGGGAAATGCTGCGGGCAGGGTTCTTCACAAATTCATGGGAGGGGTTCATGTGTTGAAATCGATCAAGGTATGGCCGCGAATTGCGGCGGCAATCATGGCGCTCAGCCTGGTGCTGGCGGGCTGCTCGTCCGACAAGGGAGGAACGACTCCGGCAGCGGAAGGCGGCGGAGGGGGCGAAAGCGCAAGCACGCCTTCGTATGAGGTAACGCTTTATTACCCGGGAACGCCGCAGAAGGACGTGGCGTTGGTGGAAGCGGAAATCAACAAAAAAATGGAGCCCAAAATCGGCGCGACGCTCAAAATCAATGCGATCGATTGGGGACAATGGGACAACAAGCTTAATCTGATGATTTCTTCCGGAGAAAAGTCGGACATCATCTTCACCGCGGCGTGGCAGAACTACACCGTAAACGTGGCCAAGGGAGCATTCCTGCCTTTGAATGATCTGCTCGATCAATACGGCCAGGACATCAAGAAAAACCTGGACCCGGCCTTCCTGGAAGGTTCCCAGGTGGATGGCGTGAATTACGGCGTTCCGACCAACAAGGAGCTGGCGGCGACCCGCGGAGTGCTTGTGCGCAAAGATCTCGCCGACAAGTACAACATGGACCTTTCGGCGGTGAAAACGTGGGCAGACCTGGAACCGCTGCTCAAAACGATCAAGGACAATGAACCTGGCGTCACGCCGTTCTACATGTCCAACACCAACGGCAACGGGTTGCTGGAGAATCTGGACTGGGATTATCTGGGCGATGCTTCCGTGCCTGGAGTCATCTCCAAAACGGCCGGAACGACGACCGTGCTGAACGAAGTGGAAACGCCTGAATTCAAGGAAGCCGCGGCGCTCGCCCGCAAATGGTATCAGGCAGGGTACATCAACAGCGATGCGGCGACGTCCAACGTATTCCCGAAAGACCAGGCCAAAGCTGGCAAAGCATTCATGTGGACGGACGGCATGAAGCCCGGCAAGGACAAGGAAGAGGAAGGATACGTCGGATATCCCCTGACTCAGATCGAAATGACGCAGCCGACCATTACGACAGGCGATGCATCCGGCGCGATGCTGGCGATTTCCCGATCGTCCGAACAGCCTGAAAAAGCGATGCAGGTCATCAACCTGCTGCACTCCGACAAAGAAATCAACAACTTGCTGAACTTCGGCATCGAGGGCAAACATTACGTGAAAAAAGAAGGCGAAGACAACATCATCACCCTGCCTCCAGGCGTGGATGCCAACAGCCGTACCTATAATCCAGGTGCCCAATGGCAGCTCGGGAATCAATTCCTGAACTACCTGTGGGATAACGAGGACCCGCAGAAATGGGAGAAATTCAAGGAATTCAATGCCAAAGGCGTCAAATCGCCTGCGCTTGGATTCACGTTTAACAGCCAATCGGTCAAAAACGAAATCGCGGCGGTCAACAACGTGAACAAACAGTTCAAACCGGGCATGACATCCGGCGCAGTCGATCCGGACGAGATGATCCCGAAATATTTGGAAAAGCTGAAAGCGGCAGGCATCGACAAAATCATTGCTGCCAAACAGGAACAGCTGGATGCATTCCTTTCCAAAAAATAGACCGTGAATTACAGGCAGCAATTTCAACGTTAGCCATAAATTCGGCCAGCCAAGGCGTCCCGACATGTTGTCGGGGCGTCTTTGTGTGCAGGACCGGCTTCCCTGCATGCGTGGCTTGTTTCTTGTGCAAGGCTTTTCTCTTTTTTTGCTGAATTCAGTTGGATTATAAATCATTTACAGGAAAAATATGATATAATAGGGCGGATCATTAGGGGGTGTTCCGGTGTCGAGGGCAAGGCTGGTCTGTTCCGCAATATTGTTGATGTTTGCGATTATGTTTACGTTCAAGCATCATCTGGGTTATTCCGTGGGGGATACGATATTGTCGCATTTAGGGGTGTCCCCGTATACCAAGTCCTATATCAGCGGCGTGCACGTTACGTTTTTTGTCGGCATAGGGCTGATATGGTGCGGATATTATGTTGTGCGCAGAGAGTTGATGCAGGCCTACCCTCGTTTGGCAAAGAAACTATGGCTGGTCGTCCTTCTTGTTATTGTTAGCTACCCCTACGTCAGCGACAAAATGATGTATTTGACCAAATGGGGCGCAACCGGCATGGATGGTGTGTATTTCGTTCGGGACGAGAGTTCCTGCATCTACAACGTTCAAGAGAGCGGCGTGACCGGAGCGGCGTGCACGATTACGCTTAAAAACTACGGCAGACATGATGTAAGCGTGGCGCTCAAGCCGGATCTGGCTCGTACGTATGGAAATCAGGATGACCCGTTGTTTAATACGTTAAACTCGGTGGAGCTTAGCCCGGTGCATCTGGATCTAAAGGCACATGCCGCATTTAGCGGCAGATTAGTGTTTAAGGGGCAAGCCAAGGCGCCTTTTCAAGTGGGTGGGCGGCTGACGGATATCGTGTTCGACGTCACGGCCGAGGGAAAAGATATTGTATTGGAAGAACCTTGATCAAAGTGTATTTCTAAAAACAGCAATGGATTTATTGGTTCTATACATAGAAGAAACAAACCTAGAAATGATGTTTATTACTCTGGTTCTCTTGAGAAGAGCTGGCTGCGGCCGGCTCTTTTTTTCGTACGACCGGAAGTTGTATTAAGTGCAGAAATATTGGTTTTGTCGCCTTTAACCGCTTATTGACAACGCTTACCCTATATAGAGACCGCTGCCATGGAAAGGAATAAAGGGGCATGGGTCCTTCAAGAAGGCCGAAAAAAGGAATTGTAATTGGCTTTGGCATCGCTAAAATAGAATACACTGACAAATTAAGCTAAGGTGAGATGAGAAAATGTCGTACCGGACGAACTTGTTTTCCAAAATGATGATACTGATCTTGATCATGCTGATTCCGGTCGTGCTGCTATATGGGTATTCCAACCATAAAACGACTGCCGTGCTTCGCGCCGAATTAAACCGTTCCAACAGCACCCAGCTCGAATTTTTTCAAAATCAGGTCAATACGCATTTCGAGCTGCTGTCCTCGTGGCCCAACCTGCTGATTCACGATCCGGATATCTCGAGCTTTCGCCGGATTTACGTCGACAGTGAATACTTTGACCTGGACATGATCAATTTGGTCAAACGCATTCAAAAAAAGCTCAGCATCCAAGAGAGCTCGTCCAACTGGACGACCAAACTGTATCTATACTCCCCTTCACTGGGCAGGGTGGTGTCGGAACGGGATGCCCGTTCCTATGATCCGAAATCGCTTCAGGGCAACATTGCGACAGGTTGGAACGTGCGAAAAGTCGAGGAGGGCGAAGATACCAAATTTGTGTTCAGTTGGATTACGTCTTCGCCGTATTGGATCAACGACCCGGCTCAAAATGCCGAAACGCTGATCAAGCTTGAGTTCAACAGCGACAATATCCGGGATATGCTGGACAAGTTCAAAGGAGATGGACGCCACGATCCCTTTTATTATCGCGAAGACATGGGCGTCGTATATAACCGGACGTCGGATCGCGAGTTGACGGGTGAACTGATCCGGGAGCTATCTTTCGACAAGCTCAAAAACGTGGACAGCCGGACCGTCGTCATCGATGGCGAGCCCTATATGGTAAATACGGTGAAATCCCGAACGACCGGATTTTATCTGGTGGATTACATGCCGCTGTCCGATATTTTAAAACCGATCCATCAATCGAACACGCTGTTCTATGGCTCGATGATCTTTTTGTTGATCACCGGCGCCCTCGTCGCCTATTTGCTGTACGTACAGGTACAGATGCCGGTCAAACAGCTGATCCGCGGTTTCCAGCGACTGAAGCAGGAGGATTATTCCGTACGGATCAAACCCAAGGGCAAAAACGAGTTCAGCTTTCTGTCCGAACGGTTCAATTCCATGGTGGAAAAAATACAGCAGCTGTTCGAGCATGTCTATCTCGAGCAGATCCATGTGCGGGAAGCGCGCTTGAAACAGCTGCAATCGCAGATCAATCCGCACTTTTTTTATAATTGCTTCTCGTTCATCACTAGCATGGCGAAGCTGAAGCGCGTGGATGCCGTCGTGGCTATGTCCCACAACCTGTCGAGATATTATCGGTACACGACCCGGCAGGAACGCGATCTGGTCCCTCTCAGGGAAGAGATCGAATTTGTGACGTGTTATCTGGAAATTCAACAAATGCGCATGGAGCGAATCCGCTATACGGTAGAATTGCCGGATCGTTTGCTCGGGCAGGACGTGCCCCCGCTGATCGTGCAGCCGCTCGTCGAGAACGCGGTGATTCACGGCATCGAAACAGACGCTGAAGCCGGCCAAATCCGGGTTTCCGGCGAGATCCGGAACGGACTGATGGTGTTGGCTGTGGAGGATGACGGGCAGGGCATGGATGAGCTTGCTCGCGCAGAGCTGCAGCATAAACTGACGGGCGCAATGGATCAGGAGATGGGCTGCGGTCTTTGGAACGTGAACCAGCGCCTGCAGCTCAAGTACGGCGACCGGGCTGGCATGAGCATTGCGGAATCGCCGCTTGGCGGACTGAAAGTGACCTTATTCTGGCCTGCTTCCGATGGCGAGTTATTCGACGAAATGGAGAGGCAGCATGGACAAGCGGAGTTAGACGAGTAACGATGAAATCAAACATGACGATACAGACAGGGAGTGACGAAGGTGATCGACATTTTGCTGGTGGATGATGAAACGTATGTGACGGAAAGTCTGGAAATGACCATTCCGTGGGGAGAGCTTGGCGTAACGACCGTGCTGCGCGCGGCTTCGGGAAACGAAGCGCTGCGGATTCTGGAAGAAAACGCAGTGGACGTCGTGGTCACCGACATCCGCATGCCTGGCATGACGGGGTTGGAACTGATCGCTGAGATCGGCAGCCGCTGGCCGCACATTCGCTGCATTTTGCTTACAGGACATAGTGATTTCGAATATGCAAAGAGGGCCATTCAGCTGCAGGCTGCAGACTACATCCTCAAGCCGGTGAACGACGACGAGTTCATGTCTTCCGTTACGGCTGCCATTACGGCGCTGCGCGGGGAATGGGATGAATTCGACAAATACCACAGACTGCTCTACAGCCGCAAGTCGGACTACAAAATTTTGCGGGAAAATTTGATGCACGATCTGCTGTTGGGGCGCGAAATGACAACCAAGGCGCTTGGCGAACAGTTGTCCGAATACGAAATTCCGCTTCAGCCGGACAAGCCGTCGGTCATGATGCTGATCCGTCTGACGGGACGGTTCGCGGCCATGGATCAGCAATCGCTCGACCTGATGGATTTTGCCGTCGGCAATATCGCCGAGGAAGTGTTCGGGCAGCAATTCAACGTATGGTTCGCACGGGGACCGCACGACTGCCTCGTCATGCTGATACAGGACCCGAAAGGAACGGAAGGACCGTTGGAAGCGTCCGAATTAAAGACATGGGCCGCAAAGTTCCGCGAACATGTCATCCGTTATTTGCAGGGAGATCTGTTCCTTGTCGCCACCTCGCCTTTTCCATTCGGCGAATTGCCGGTCGTTTACCGCAAAAGCCTAGGTTCATTGGTACTGTCCGGCCCGGATCAGGATGCCATCGTTTTGCTGGAAAAAGACATGGACAAGCGGCCGGAGAACGATGCGGCGCAAGTGTTGGAGGAATTGTACAAACCGCCGATGCTGCCCCAATTGTTGGAAACGAAGCAATGGGATGAGGCCGCCCGCAAACTGAACGCGGTTTTTGATGCCGCTGAACGGGTTCGGCTCGCAAGGGAGCACGTTTACGAGATGTATTTGTCGGTCACGAACGCTTTTATGTACATTGCGCATAAACAAGGCCATTTGGTGCATGAAATCGATCATGCGGGCTTTGATCTTCTGCTTGCGCATCAACTGATCCAATCGCCGGAGCGATTGCGCCGCTGGGCGATGGAAATGCTGGCCAAGCTGCAGGAGGAACTGTCCGACCAGGATGGCACGCAGAGCCGCAGGCATGTGATCAAACAAGTGCAGGAATTGGTGGCAAGGGATGCGGGACAAGAGCTGTCCGTCAAGATGATCGCCGACAAGGTCTACTTGCATCCCGTCTATCTGTCCAAAATCTACAAGGCGGAGACCGGCGAAGGCTTGGGCGACTACATGATCCGGATGCGAATGGAGCGCGCGCTGTATTTGCTCAAACACACAAACAAAAAAATATACGAGATCACCAGCGAGCTGGGGTATCAAAATCCCCAATATTTCAGCAAAATGTTCAAAAAACATTACGGTATGACCCCCAACGAATTCAGGGACCAGGCATAAATGTCATCTTTCATTCGTCATATAGGTTGCATAAGGTGCAGAAATCTTGTTTTCGTGACATAGGCTGAAAGCCTTGGCACACCTATAATGAAAGGGTAACCAAAATGATCGAAGGGGGAACAACAATGAGAGCGAATTCTACGAAAAAGAGATGGCTGTCGCTTCTCGCCACAACAACCTGTCTGGCCGTCGTTCTGGCCGGATGCGGAGGGGGCAATGGCAGCGGTGATAGCGCAAGCTCAAGCTCGTCTGCCACCCAAAATGAATACAAAGAAAAATATGATCCGGAAGTGACCATTTCCACGGTATGGGGGATCGATCCGGAGCTGAAATTCAAAAACGGGGAATCCATTGAAAATAGCGTAGCTACCAAATGGGCCAAGGAAAAATTCGGGATCAACATCAATTCGCTGTGGTCCGTGACCGACACCAACGGTGCGTTT contains the following coding sequences:
- a CDS encoding carbohydrate ABC transporter permease, coding for MKTRDPLAISRRSAAVIHAMFLFYAIACIVPILLVFAISFSDETTIVANGYKLIPEKFSLQAYEYLFKDMDQIIHSYGISIIVTVIGTVTSVALTALYAYPLSRRDLPYRGWFAFFIFFTMLFNGGLVPWYLVYVNVLDLKNSILALILPLLMSPFFVLVMRTFFANSIPTSILESARIDGAGEIRTFAKIVLPLSLPVLATVALFSTLNYWNDWYLSMIFISDNRTISLQYLMYRTLLDIQYLTSNSNVSSQISSQGGLLNLPNKTLQMAMAVVGIGPIVLAYPFFQRYFIKGLTVGAVKG
- a CDS encoding ABC transporter substrate-binding protein, producing the protein MLKSIKVWPRIAAAIMALSLVLAGCSSDKGGTTPAAEGGGGGESASTPSYEVTLYYPGTPQKDVALVEAEINKKMEPKIGATLKINAIDWGQWDNKLNLMISSGEKSDIIFTAAWQNYTVNVAKGAFLPLNDLLDQYGQDIKKNLDPAFLEGSQVDGVNYGVPTNKELAATRGVLVRKDLADKYNMDLSAVKTWADLEPLLKTIKDNEPGVTPFYMSNTNGNGLLENLDWDYLGDASVPGVISKTAGTTTVLNEVETPEFKEAAALARKWYQAGYINSDAATSNVFPKDQAKAGKAFMWTDGMKPGKDKEEEGYVGYPLTQIEMTQPTITTGDASGAMLAISRSSEQPEKAMQVINLLHSDKEINNLLNFGIEGKHYVKKEGEDNIITLPPGVDANSRTYNPGAQWQLGNQFLNYLWDNEDPQKWEKFKEFNAKGVKSPALGFTFNSQSVKNEIAAVNNVNKQFKPGMTSGAVDPDEMIPKYLEKLKAAGIDKIIAAKQEQLDAFLSKK
- a CDS encoding sensor histidine kinase, which codes for MSYRTNLFSKMMILILIMLIPVVLLYGYSNHKTTAVLRAELNRSNSTQLEFFQNQVNTHFELLSSWPNLLIHDPDISSFRRIYVDSEYFDLDMINLVKRIQKKLSIQESSSNWTTKLYLYSPSLGRVVSERDARSYDPKSLQGNIATGWNVRKVEEGEDTKFVFSWITSSPYWINDPAQNAETLIKLEFNSDNIRDMLDKFKGDGRHDPFYYREDMGVVYNRTSDRELTGELIRELSFDKLKNVDSRTVVIDGEPYMVNTVKSRTTGFYLVDYMPLSDILKPIHQSNTLFYGSMIFLLITGALVAYLLYVQVQMPVKQLIRGFQRLKQEDYSVRIKPKGKNEFSFLSERFNSMVEKIQQLFEHVYLEQIHVREARLKQLQSQINPHFFYNCFSFITSMAKLKRVDAVVAMSHNLSRYYRYTTRQERDLVPLREEIEFVTCYLEIQQMRMERIRYTVELPDRLLGQDVPPLIVQPLVENAVIHGIETDAEAGQIRVSGEIRNGLMVLAVEDDGQGMDELARAELQHKLTGAMDQEMGCGLWNVNQRLQLKYGDRAGMSIAESPLGGLKVTLFWPASDGELFDEMERQHGQAELDE
- a CDS encoding response regulator, with the translated sequence MIDILLVDDETYVTESLEMTIPWGELGVTTVLRAASGNEALRILEENAVDVVVTDIRMPGMTGLELIAEIGSRWPHIRCILLTGHSDFEYAKRAIQLQAADYILKPVNDDEFMSSVTAAITALRGEWDEFDKYHRLLYSRKSDYKILRENLMHDLLLGREMTTKALGEQLSEYEIPLQPDKPSVMMLIRLTGRFAAMDQQSLDLMDFAVGNIAEEVFGQQFNVWFARGPHDCLVMLIQDPKGTEGPLEASELKTWAAKFREHVIRYLQGDLFLVATSPFPFGELPVVYRKSLGSLVLSGPDQDAIVLLEKDMDKRPENDAAQVLEELYKPPMLPQLLETKQWDEAARKLNAVFDAAERVRLAREHVYEMYLSVTNAFMYIAHKQGHLVHEIDHAGFDLLLAHQLIQSPERLRRWAMEMLAKLQEELSDQDGTQSRRHVIKQVQELVARDAGQELSVKMIADKVYLHPVYLSKIYKAETGEGLGDYMIRMRMERALYLLKHTNKKIYEITSELGYQNPQYFSKMFKKHYGMTPNEFRDQA